CCGAGCACCTGCGCAACCTCCTCAACACGCGCAAGGGAGAGTCCGTGGCCTCACCCGGCTACGGCATCCTGGACCTGAACGACATCGTCCACTCCTACCCGTCGGCGATACCGCGGATGACGCAGTCCATCCGGCAGGCCATCCAGGAGTTCGAACCGCGCCTGAAGAGCGTGGTGGTGCACTACAACGCGGACCCGGTGGACCCGACGGCGCTGCGCTTCGACATCACCGCCCAGTTGGCCACGCGGGATCGACGAGGCATGGTGCGTTTCCATACCCAGGTGCACCCGGGCGGACGCGTGGAC
This DNA window, taken from Myxococcus xanthus, encodes the following:
- the tssE gene encoding type VI secretion system baseplate subunit TssE translates to MGSRGLLSRIAEGNGTLAPPGDVVESIAEHLRNLLNTRKGESVASPGYGILDLNDIVHSYPSAIPRMTQSIRQAIQEFEPRLKSVVVHYNADPVDPTALRFDITAQLATRDRRGMVRFHTQVHPGGRVDLW